A section of the Pedobacter sp. HDW13 genome encodes:
- a CDS encoding DUF4907 domain-containing protein, which translates to MLSILFNNFTPKPLLLLILGAGLIHLSWTYRQQESKKKSHSTISYKIIPSIQNTWGYEIYIDSKKVILQRNIPGLPGSLGFKTKASSKKIAEIVVRKLKEGVMPPKVTSEELEKANVL; encoded by the coding sequence ATGCTCTCCATTCTTTTTAACAATTTTACCCCAAAACCCCTGTTGTTGCTGATTCTTGGTGCTGGATTAATCCATCTTTCATGGACTTACCGACAACAAGAGAGTAAAAAAAAGTCTCATTCAACAATTTCTTATAAAATAATTCCCTCGATCCAAAATACATGGGGTTATGAAATCTATATTGATAGTAAGAAAGTAATATTACAACGTAACATTCCCGGATTACCCGGTAGTTTGGGATTCAAAACTAAAGCAAGTAGTAAAAAAATTGCCGAAATCGTGGTTAGAAAACTTAAAGAAGGGGTAATGCCTCCAAAAGTTACCTCAGAAGAATTGGAAAAAGCCAATGTCCTATAA
- a CDS encoding SDR family oxidoreductase, giving the protein MKTILTTGSNGLLGQKITEKILAEGRVKLIASSKGINRYPIIDGYEYAEMDILNPEQVRQVIEKYKPDAIIHTAAMTNVDTCEANKELCHQLNVDAVQALLSICEEKNIQLVHLSTDFVFDGAHGPYKEEDAVNPVSYYGESKVLAEDLLKYSKAHWAIIRTILVYGISSDMSRSNIVLWAKGALEKASPINVVNDQWRMPTLAEDLAEACILAVEKSAQGIYHISGKDYMSIADLVRKVADYWSLDKSFLQEISSASLNQAAKRPVRTGFVLDKAINDLGYNPHSFEEGLSVLKEQMDRGRG; this is encoded by the coding sequence ATGAAAACCATTTTAACAACGGGTAGTAATGGCCTTTTAGGGCAGAAAATAACCGAAAAAATTCTTGCTGAAGGCAGGGTAAAATTGATAGCAAGTTCGAAAGGAATAAACCGTTATCCTATTATAGATGGATACGAATATGCCGAAATGGATATTCTCAATCCGGAGCAGGTTAGGCAGGTTATCGAAAAATATAAGCCAGATGCGATTATTCATACGGCAGCTATGACTAATGTTGATACCTGCGAGGCCAATAAGGAACTTTGCCACCAACTTAATGTAGATGCTGTTCAAGCCTTGTTATCTATATGTGAAGAAAAAAATATCCAACTTGTTCATCTAAGTACTGATTTTGTATTTGATGGTGCCCACGGACCCTATAAAGAAGAGGATGCCGTAAACCCGGTAAGTTATTATGGAGAATCGAAAGTATTAGCCGAAGATTTACTGAAATACTCGAAAGCGCATTGGGCTATTATCAGGACGATTTTGGTTTATGGTATTAGCAGCGACATGAGTAGAAGTAATATTGTGCTCTGGGCAAAGGGAGCGTTAGAAAAGGCATCGCCGATTAATGTGGTGAATGATCAGTGGCGCATGCCAACCCTTGCTGAAGATTTAGCCGAAGCCTGTATTTTAGCCGTGGAGAAAAGTGCGCAGGGGATTTATCATATTTCGGGTAAAGATTACATGAGTATTGCAGATTTAGTGCGAAAAGTTGCCGATTATTGGTCGCTCGATAAATCTTTTCTTCAGGAAATTAGTTCAGCAAGTTTAAATCAAGCAGCTAAACGCCCGGTGCGAACAGGTTTTGTACTGGATAAGGCGATAAATGATTTAGGATATAACCCGCATAGTTTTGAAGAAGGCCTTTCGGTTTTAAAAGAGCAGATGGATCGAGGCAGAGGGTAA
- a CDS encoding redoxin domain-containing protein, translating to MSLQIGDIAPDFKLYSSELAEISLTAFKGKKVIIHFFPMAFTGTCTEQLCTMRDNFSYYEGINAQVIGISVDSPFSLAKFKEVQSYQFPLLSDFNKEVSATYGAFYNEFVFNLKGVSKRAAFVVDEEGKIAYAEVLEDAHELPDFKAINDVLSV from the coding sequence ATGTCATTACAAATTGGCGATATCGCCCCGGATTTTAAATTATATAGTTCTGAATTAGCAGAAATTTCTTTAACTGCGTTTAAAGGTAAAAAAGTAATTATCCATTTTTTTCCAATGGCTTTTACCGGAACATGCACCGAGCAGCTATGCACCATGAGAGATAACTTTAGCTACTATGAAGGAATAAATGCACAGGTAATCGGTATTTCTGTTGATTCACCATTTTCTTTGGCGAAGTTTAAAGAAGTGCAAAGTTACCAGTTTCCGTTGCTGTCTGATTTTAATAAAGAAGTATCGGCAACTTATGGTGCTTTTTACAATGAATTTGTGTTCAATTTGAAAGGTGTTTCAAAAAGAGCAGCTTTTGTTGTGGATGAAGAAGGAAAAATTGCATATGCAGAAGTTTTGGAAGATGCACATGAGCTGCCTGATTTTAAGGCAATTAATGATGTTTTAAGTGTGTAA